A segment of the Candidatus Lokiarchaeota archaeon genome:
ATGGCATCATTGGTGGCACAATATGGGGTTCCGGTCATACTAATGGCACATTGTAGTAGAGGTTGCACAGATGTAAATAGTTCTACTAGCGCACTGAGAGAAAGCATCAATATAGCTGCAGATGCTAGAATAGACCGGAAGAAGATAATAATAGATCCAGGAATAGGGTTTGGAAAACCCGCTAACGTAGATTTCGCAATTATCAAGAACCTCCATCAGTTTCTTGAGATAGGGCAGCCTCTATTGATTGGAGTCTCTCGAAAGGCATTTCTGGGCAGCTTGCTTAATCAACCAGAACCGGCCAATCGACTTACAGGAACTATAGCGGCTACCGCAATAGCTGTCAACAAAGGCGCAGATATTATTCGAGCGCATGACGTTGCAGAAGCAGTAATAGCCAGCCAAGTTGGCCTTGCTATCAAGACAGCCACATAGTCTGGAGATTAGAGTTTAGAAAGCCAAGAAGGTGAGCCAATTTTTGAGATGGGAAGCATGGAAACCGCACTATCAGGAAATTGCCTTAAGACTAAATCTTGATACAGAGGCAGATCAAAGGGCAACTGAAACCTTGCATCAACTTCTTGTTGATACAAATCCAGAACCCATGCTA
Coding sequences within it:
- the folP gene encoding dihydropteroate synthase; translated protein: MEKCIVQLDGMEIGGGAEVRVMGVLNVSSESFYNNSVASEDKEIISLVKKMEEAGADVIDVGGASSAPTSIYGTEKISIEMEMQRIDHAMEILDSCTDLPISVDTTSASVAELALEKGASMVNDISGLKEDADMASLVAQYGVPVILMAHCSRGCTDVNSSTSALRESINIAADARIDRKKIIIDPGIGFGKPANVDFAIIKNLHQFLEIGQPLLIGVSRKAFLGSLLNQPEPANRLTGTIAATAIAVNKGADIIRAHDVAEAVIASQVGLAIKTAT